The Meriones unguiculatus strain TT.TT164.6M chromosome 1, Bangor_MerUng_6.1, whole genome shotgun sequence genome has a segment encoding these proteins:
- the LOC110539920 gene encoding uncharacterized protein LOC110539920 produces the protein MLVFSVVDGRMAYVHGPYTGVIGLWIDCRRHKCANVGQVTVYIHMSKGFIFLALALCLILLPIMFLSFRPVCRRLNKIDFVFSFLSIGIGTLSFLNQVRIWSYSTPFVERRLSYFRWASRHRLLHLLLRGSSDRSSERTGSPESSSVNYHGTPQKRDFEISQDSDESPRPDASTSVSVTPSPSDLA, from the exons ATGTTGGTGTTCAGCGTGGTGGATGGTCGGATGGCCTATGTGCATGGTCCATACACTGGTGTCATTGGCCTCTGGATTGACTGCAGGAGGCATAAGTGTGCCAACGTGGGCCAAGTCACTG TTTACATTCACATGAGCAAGGGTTTCATATTTCTGGCCCTGGCACTATGCCTCATCCTCCTGCCCATCATGTTCCTCTCCTTCCGACCAGTCTGCCGCCGCCTGAACAAGATCGATTTCGTCTTCAGTTTCCTCAGCATTGGCATCG GAACTCTGTCCTTCCTCAACCAAGTGCGGATATGGAGCTACAGCACGCCCTTCGTGGAGCGGAGGCTCAGCTACTTCCGTTGGGCCTCAAGACACCGCTTGCTGCACCTGCTGCTGCGTGGCAGTTCGGACAGGAGCTCAGAGCGCACCGGTTCTCCTGAAAGCAGCTCTGTGAACTACCATGGGACTCCCCAAAAGAGAGACTTCGAAATTTCTCAGGATTCTGACGAGTCCCCGCGGCCAGATGCCTCTACTTCTGTCTCCGTGACTCCGTCTCCATCAGACCTCGCTTGA
- the Klk15 gene encoding kallikrein-15 — MWPLLAFVLLVSAAQNDDEVLEGEECVPHSQPWQAALFERGRFNCGAFLISPRWVLTAAHCQTRFMRVRLGEHNLRKHDGPEQLRSVSRVIPHPRYEARTHLHDIMLLRLLQPARLSPQVRPVALPTRCPLTGENCVVSGWGLLSDNKPGAPGSRKSQVRLPDTLHCANISIISEASCNKDYPGRVLPTMVCAGVEGGGTDSCEGDSGGPLVCGDALQGIVSWGDVPCDTTTKPGVYTKVCSYVEWIRENMRRN, encoded by the exons ATGTGGCCTCTCCTTGCTTTCGTCTTGCTGGTGTCTGCAG CTCAGAATGATGATGAGGTGCTGGAAGGCGAGGAGTGTGTGCCCCACTCGCAGCCGTGGCAGGCGGCCCTCTTCGAACGTGGCCGATTCAACTGTGGCGCTTTCCTCATCTCCCCGCGCTGGGTGCTGACTGCGGCCCACTGCCAAACCCG CTTCATGAGGGTGCGCCTGGGCGAGCACAATCTCCGCAAGCACGACGGCCCAGAACAGCTGCGGTCTGTCTCTCGCGTCATCCCGCACCCACGCTACGAGGCTCGGACCCATCTGCACGACATCATGTTGCTGCGACTTCTCCAGCCAGCCCGGCTGTCACCGCAGGTGCGCCCCGTGGCTCTGCCCACGCGCTGCCCGCTTACCGGCGAGAACTGCGTGGTGTCGGGCTGGGGCCTGTTATCAGACAACAAGCCTGGAGCCCCGGGGAGTCGGAAGTCACAAG TGAGACTCCCGGACACGCTGCACTGTGCCAACATCAGCATTATCTCCGAGGCGTCTTGCAACAAGGACTACCCAGGTCGCGTGTTGCCCACCATGGTGTGTGCCGGCGTCGAGGGCGGTGGCACGGACTCTTGTGAG GGTGACTCTGGAGGACCCTTAGTCTGTGGGGACGCCCTGCAGGGCATTGTATCCTGGGGTGACGTCCCCTGTGACACTACCACCAAACCTGGCGTCTACACCAAAGTCTGCAGCTACGTGGAGTGGATCCGGGAAAACATGAGAAGGAACTGA
- the LOC110539925 gene encoding kallikrein-1, which yields MRVFKGAPRRLLSSSLTGCCSWTPVTMWFLILFLALSLGGTGAAPPLQSRIVGGSECEKNSQPWQVAVYHYTKFLCGGILVHPSWVLTAAHCHKDKYQVWLGRHSLSEDESSAQHRLVDKSVIHPDFNLNLLENDIPEAEKDYSNDLMLLHLSQPAKTTEYVKVISLPSKEPKLGSTCLASGWGSTDPIKFIYPDTLQCVNITLLPNEDCAKAHLEKVTDLMLCAGEMEGGKDTCVGDSGGPLICDGVLQGVTSWGYTPCAVPDKPAIYTKLTQFTSWVQEAINEN from the exons atgagggttTTTAAAGGTGCCCCAAGGAGGCTCCTCAGCTCCAGTCTCACCGGCTGCTGCTCCTGGACACCtgtcaccatgtggtttctgatCCTGTTCCTCGCCCTATCCCTGGGAGGCACTG GTGCTGCGCCTCCCCTGCAGTCTCGGATTGTCGGAGGATCAGAATGTGAGAAGAATTCCCAGCCCTGGCAGGTGGCTGTGTACCACTACACTAAATTCCTATGCGGGGGCATCCTGGTGCACCCCAGCTGGGTGCTCACAGCTGCCCATTGCCACAAAGA CAAGTACCAGGTTTGGCTAGGCCGCCACAGCCTATCTGAGGATGAATCCTCAGCTCAGCACCGGTTAGTTGACAAAAGCGTCATCCATCCTGACTTCAACCTGAACCTCCTGGAGAATGACATCCCAGAAGCTGAGAAGGACTACAGCAATGACCTGATGCTGCTACACCTCAGCCAGCCTGCTAAAACCACAGAGTATGTGAAGGTCATCAGTCTGCCCTCTAAGGAACCCAAGCTGGGGAGCACCTGCCTTGCCTCAGGCTGGGGCAGCACTGACCCCATCAAGT TCATATACCCAGATACTCTCCAGTGTGTGAACATCACGCTCCTGCCCAATGAGGACTGTGCCAAAGCCCACCTCGAAAAGGTGACAGATCTCATGCTGTGCGcaggagagatggaaggaggCAAAGACACTTGCGTG GGTGACTCAGGGGGCCCACTCATCTGTGATGGTGTCCTTCAAGGTGTCACCTCATGGGGCTATACCCCATGCGCCGTACCCGATAAGCCAGCCATCTACACCAAGCTTACTCAGTTCACCTCCTGGGTACAAGAAGCTATAAATGAAAACTGA